One region of Mycolicibacterium lutetiense genomic DNA includes:
- a CDS encoding ATP-dependent DNA ligase produces the protein MTAAGEPRTASLYYREGNSDKEYHARLEPTDAGFLVTFAYGRRGSALTTGTKTTTAVDYAKATAIFDRLVKAKEAKGYTRGEDGTPYQNSASDRHPSGVLPQLLNVADQAAANEAINSDSWCLQEKYDGRRMLIRKTGDTVEAINKLGLAVGVSAAVARAAGSIDGDFILDGEIIGDVLYAFDIFEYAGNDLRDKPYQERYRILLDLIALNLDDAIAPTHNWTSQSDKRRKLAELRDAKAEGVVFKRLDAPYSPGRPKSGGPQLKFKFVETLSALVTAVNTQRSVGLSLHGNDGLTFVGNVTIPANHDVPPVGAVVEVRYLYAAPALYQPVYLGVRDDILPAECVMAQVKFKNGLTGER, from the coding sequence ATGACCGCCGCAGGGGAACCCAGAACCGCGAGCCTCTACTACCGGGAAGGCAACAGCGACAAGGAATACCATGCGAGGCTAGAACCCACCGACGCCGGATTCCTCGTCACTTTCGCCTATGGACGCCGGGGTTCGGCACTGACCACCGGCACGAAGACCACCACCGCGGTGGACTACGCCAAGGCCACGGCGATCTTCGACAGGCTGGTCAAAGCCAAAGAGGCCAAGGGCTATACCCGCGGCGAGGACGGCACCCCATATCAGAACAGCGCCAGCGACCGCCACCCGTCTGGCGTGCTGCCCCAGCTGCTCAACGTCGCCGACCAGGCCGCTGCGAACGAAGCCATCAACAGTGACAGCTGGTGCCTGCAGGAGAAGTACGACGGCCGTCGCATGTTGATTCGCAAGACCGGCGACACCGTCGAGGCCATCAACAAGTTGGGCCTGGCGGTAGGGGTGTCCGCGGCGGTGGCCCGTGCAGCTGGGTCCATCGACGGTGACTTCATCCTCGACGGGGAGATCATCGGCGATGTGCTGTACGCCTTCGACATCTTCGAGTACGCAGGCAATGACCTGCGCGACAAGCCCTACCAAGAGCGCTACCGCATCCTGCTCGATCTGATCGCCCTGAACCTCGATGACGCGATCGCGCCGACCCACAACTGGACCTCCCAGAGTGACAAGCGCCGGAAGCTGGCCGAGCTGCGGGACGCCAAGGCCGAGGGCGTGGTGTTCAAGCGCCTGGATGCACCGTATTCGCCGGGGCGGCCCAAAAGCGGCGGCCCACAGCTCAAGTTCAAGTTCGTCGAGACCCTGAGCGCCCTGGTGACCGCGGTCAACACCCAGCGCAGCGTGGGCCTGAGCCTGCACGGCAACGACGGCCTGACCTTCGTCGGCAACGTCACCATTCCCGCCAACCACGACGTGCCGCCGGTCGGCGCCGTCGTCGAGGTCCGCTACCTCTACGCCGCCCCGGCGCTGTACCAGCCCGTCTACCTCGGTGTGCGCGACGACATCCTGCCCGCGGAATGCGTGATGGCGCAAGTGAAATTCAAGAACGGCCTGACTGGTGAACGCTGA
- a CDS encoding 5' nucleotidase, NT5C type, translated as MIRQSLHIGLDVDGVLADYMAAIAEVGRGNGHAMSGEGPLTYGLIEPGWFPDARTAARAMAQLHESGLGDLALFDDTAPAAVRELRNGGHKVSIVTARQEHRAGESGHRAGRRDLASWLARHGIETDDLLFQQRKSLSGCDVYLDDAPHNIDEIRSAGRIAVVRDTTYNRQVPGPRVISLAEFADRVLRGDFNRQAA; from the coding sequence ATGATCCGGCAATCGTTGCATATAGGTCTCGATGTCGATGGTGTGCTTGCTGACTATATGGCGGCCATCGCCGAGGTCGGACGCGGGAACGGACACGCGATGTCGGGCGAGGGACCGCTCACCTATGGACTGATCGAACCTGGCTGGTTTCCCGATGCACGCACTGCGGCGAGGGCAATGGCCCAGCTGCACGAGAGCGGCCTGGGCGATCTGGCACTGTTCGACGACACCGCTCCGGCCGCGGTGCGTGAACTGCGCAACGGCGGCCACAAGGTCTCCATCGTGACTGCACGACAAGAGCACCGCGCGGGAGAATCAGGGCACCGTGCCGGACGCCGCGACCTCGCAAGCTGGCTTGCTCGCCATGGCATCGAAACTGACGATCTGCTTTTCCAGCAGCGAAAGAGCCTCTCTGGCTGTGACGTCTACCTCGATGATGCTCCCCACAACATCGACGAGATCCGAAGTGCCGGAAGGATCGCCGTGGTGCGCGACACCACCTACAACCGGCAAGTTCCCGGCCCACGCGTGATCAGTCTGGCCGAGTTCGCCGATCGAGTGCTCCGCGGGGATTTCAACCGGCAGGCAGCCTGA
- a CDS encoding DEAD/DEAH box helicase, giving the protein MTLASSTLTAPFPSLVPSAEPRTLRGYQVEAADRVTEAFAGGVEGPAVVLPTGSGKTTVIAELVRRDVAIGGRVLLLAHRNELIEQMSGAVTAVNPAGPSPAMIGGPHRGDPTAQIVSATVQSLQRSAALLRLGKRDLVIVDEAHHAVATTYRKVIDHFHALGARRAGFTATMTRHAAGKNEVPLRTVWSDVVFERDITWAIENGFLLPPYGVTVDLPDLDVESLHTGAGEITDDEAAEAMLRTTTLNATVEAVLERTASLSTIAFGASMEHCRQLTESLVGLGATAEMVVGPTTVRDRTGIYHRFRNGTTRVLVTVDVLTEGADFPRCEAVVLARPTRSQSRLVQCVGRALRPHTFEDGRVKERALVVDLVGAGSLGLIVQTRLEPDRREQPDGDEEGLGCGCDQPCNGECDLTCTGVGCSCDCSCAATGSGVETVKGSIECTCECASVFGVCRCGCQCDQHRVDPLVTFDPVTGELTAAGPKRRTDSSWSVRTSTIRWTQHPRGLVRPVYRQGGSKGAILLADMRGVPGTVAGKDWAFGFFDTTVHQMFWVGLDGQWTRPGPDCHLQGMDLARADSLAQQIFSGHMRDVERSEASGAQVDLAARLGVPDAHNLDRRDLSDMIALAQADRWLPLFDRPTHTTAA; this is encoded by the coding sequence GTGACCCTCGCCAGTTCCACACTGACGGCGCCATTTCCGTCACTGGTACCGAGCGCCGAGCCCCGCACGCTACGTGGCTACCAGGTCGAAGCCGCCGATCGTGTGACCGAGGCTTTCGCCGGCGGCGTAGAGGGACCGGCGGTTGTGCTACCCACCGGATCGGGCAAGACGACGGTGATCGCCGAGCTGGTCCGTCGCGACGTGGCAATCGGCGGCCGGGTTCTGCTGCTGGCGCATCGCAACGAACTCATCGAGCAGATGAGCGGCGCTGTGACCGCGGTGAACCCGGCAGGTCCTTCCCCGGCGATGATCGGTGGGCCGCACCGCGGCGATCCGACTGCGCAGATCGTCTCTGCCACCGTGCAATCGCTGCAGCGCAGCGCGGCGCTGTTGCGTCTGGGTAAGCGCGATCTCGTCATCGTCGATGAGGCGCACCACGCGGTGGCGACCACCTACCGCAAGGTAATTGACCATTTTCACGCACTCGGTGCACGCCGCGCCGGGTTCACCGCCACGATGACGCGCCACGCCGCCGGCAAGAACGAGGTACCACTTCGGACCGTCTGGAGCGACGTTGTCTTCGAGCGGGACATCACCTGGGCTATCGAGAACGGGTTTCTACTGCCTCCCTATGGGGTGACCGTTGACCTACCCGACCTCGACGTGGAATCGCTGCACACCGGCGCCGGCGAAATCACTGATGACGAGGCCGCCGAAGCCATGCTGCGGACGACCACGCTCAACGCCACCGTGGAGGCGGTGCTCGAACGTACCGCCAGCTTGTCGACTATCGCGTTCGGCGCCTCAATGGAGCACTGCCGCCAACTCACCGAATCACTGGTCGGCCTCGGCGCCACCGCGGAGATGGTGGTGGGGCCGACCACCGTTCGTGATCGCACCGGCATTTACCACCGATTCCGCAACGGGACCACACGGGTTCTGGTCACCGTCGATGTTCTGACTGAGGGCGCGGACTTCCCCCGCTGCGAGGCCGTGGTGCTGGCCCGCCCCACACGCAGCCAGTCTCGGCTGGTGCAGTGCGTGGGCCGGGCACTGCGTCCGCACACATTCGAGGACGGCCGCGTCAAAGAGCGCGCCCTGGTGGTGGATCTGGTCGGAGCGGGATCGCTGGGCCTGATCGTGCAGACCAGGCTGGAGCCCGACCGCCGAGAGCAACCCGACGGCGACGAGGAAGGGCTCGGCTGCGGCTGTGACCAGCCGTGCAACGGGGAATGCGACCTCACTTGCACCGGTGTCGGCTGTTCATGCGACTGCAGCTGCGCGGCAACCGGTTCGGGTGTCGAGACCGTCAAAGGCAGCATCGAATGCACGTGCGAGTGCGCCTCGGTGTTCGGAGTGTGCCGCTGCGGCTGCCAGTGCGACCAGCACCGGGTCGATCCGCTCGTCACGTTCGACCCGGTCACCGGCGAACTCACCGCTGCCGGCCCCAAGCGTCGCACCGATTCGTCCTGGTCGGTGCGTACTTCGACGATCCGCTGGACCCAGCATCCGCGCGGACTGGTACGGCCGGTCTACCGGCAGGGCGGGTCCAAAGGCGCCATCCTGCTCGCCGACATGCGCGGAGTGCCAGGCACTGTCGCCGGAAAAGATTGGGCCTTCGGATTTTTCGACACCACGGTGCACCAGATGTTCTGGGTGGGACTCGATGGACAGTGGACCCGGCCGGGACCGGATTGTCACCTGCAGGGCATGGACCTGGCGCGCGCGGACTCACTGGCCCAACAAATCTTCTCCGGCCACATGCGTGATGTGGAACGCAGCGAGGCCAGTGGCGCACAGGTCGACCTGGCCGCCCGTCTCGGTGTCCCCGACGCACACAACCTGGACCGCCGCGACCTTTCCGACATGATCGCCCTCGCCCAAGCAGACCGCTGGCTTCCGCTGTTCGACCGCCCCACCCACACCACCGCCGCCTGA
- a CDS encoding E3 binding domain-containing protein has translation MSASVPPAPNAAPVAPQGLQDISHGAAVAPAPVSVAPAPAYAMAPIIPLHDVSHTAAVAPVTASEPLPVPDPVAVQSTPLTVAPAPAAADNSVITGIVPAGPPIAPAPAPVPPAPAVAPPAPVTVPVTGVPPVQPSAPAQEEVFAPSPVAGGAPLPPVIALPDTPALQPTADTPAPSVSKAVQTLADRHGIDLRTITGTGTRGRIVRADVEAAISAAAVEAGEQSLNPAPEPVATPVPAAVAEQPLVSTPVNPVQAIDIAQDSVVVAPVEVPATENPANPSPPPVTSADAPPAAVLSTVRLPFDLSGGRTLQIGPDSDLVAMAAHALPGLMITSAVLELSADGPAVLATFATAAAVSL, from the coding sequence ATGTCCGCTTCTGTACCGCCCGCCCCCAATGCGGCTCCTGTTGCCCCACAAGGTCTGCAGGACATCAGTCACGGCGCTGCTGTTGCACCAGCACCCGTATCCGTAGCTCCGGCTCCCGCATACGCGATGGCTCCGATCATCCCGTTGCATGATGTGTCGCACACTGCGGCGGTCGCCCCGGTGACTGCCTCGGAGCCGTTGCCTGTGCCCGACCCTGTCGCCGTGCAGTCCACGCCGTTGACTGTGGCACCGGCGCCGGCGGCAGCCGACAACAGCGTGATTACTGGAATCGTGCCTGCCGGTCCGCCGATCGCTCCGGCTCCGGCCCCCGTTCCTCCGGCGCCCGCTGTCGCACCGCCAGCACCCGTGACCGTGCCCGTTACGGGTGTGCCTCCCGTTCAGCCATCCGCGCCGGCGCAAGAAGAGGTGTTCGCACCGTCGCCGGTCGCCGGTGGCGCTCCCCTGCCGCCGGTCATCGCGCTTCCCGACACTCCAGCGCTGCAACCCACCGCCGACACCCCGGCGCCCTCGGTCTCCAAAGCGGTTCAGACGCTGGCCGACCGGCACGGGATCGACCTGCGCACCATTACCGGAACCGGAACCCGTGGGCGCATCGTGCGCGCCGACGTAGAAGCCGCGATCAGTGCAGCAGCTGTCGAGGCTGGGGAACAGAGCCTCAATCCTGCGCCGGAACCCGTAGCGACCCCGGTGCCGGCCGCCGTGGCCGAACAGCCGCTGGTTTCCACCCCGGTGAATCCGGTTCAGGCCATAGACATCGCGCAGGATTCCGTGGTCGTCGCACCCGTCGAGGTGCCTGCCACTGAGAATCCCGCCAATCCGAGCCCCCCGCCTGTTACCTCTGCCGACGCCCCGCCGGCTGCGGTGTTGAGCACCGTACGGCTGCCGTTCGACCTCAGCGGCGGACGCACTCTGCAAATCGGCCCTGACAGCGACCTGGTGGCGATGGCTGCCCACGCGTTGCCCGGTCTGATGATCACCTCCGCGGTGCTGGAATTGTCCGCAGATGGTCCCGCGGTGCTGGCGACCTTCGCGACGGCAGCGGCGGTGTCGCTGTGA
- a CDS encoding DNA polymerase, which produces MSPEPDVPRVELRRVAAAQFQIYDHTVGAYLVTDDDAMAQWVDALCSTAPSTVAADIETRGLDVNKFSITCVTVAFHLGADTVSLLLDPLRRPQHRKLLAQVFDHAAALIFHGACFDVAPLYAHRLMTRAHIRKLGDTLVAARMVKTYDKAGRTLEDLAMAYQLMNDDRTTMSEVFAVRGLKKDEGWWATDIDTPTYAVGAMSDTVATLRLWGTPGVGGTGIMATAARYLTTPDLGMGGRGVLNADDAEQVVEDVQQVNRIVLERTARGYAVDTEFPERFREQTVEQARAAAQLLANAGIRPGNGRDLVNALDARGELPQPWPTTPTGQLKADKDALKIFTDDDAVLRSDLALAHRTVAGVEKVLGYVCKVKENAAPTGRLHPEIKILGANATGRMCLPENQRLLTRRGIVGVGDIRLGDKTLDADGNWTTVRAVHRYTDAPVSTYRLTNGMHFTCTPEHRWVTEDATAQTHLKTLDALTETDTIRLTPPPYIARQLGADAIKSVTEAWTNGAQSMAAAAAWRKELELQQCAAMAGGASVSVVRKQLLERRSADFADRLRDQGRLPNQPLLWALEAPTSDLAGWVNGAGFCHEKGAPPHSFDEQWGAAAAVALYRLGVLPRVSGGLVEVWNFTDVQVAEGPMSLPGRGRADVWCVTTDAGTFTAWGSRGPYLTGNSASKPEIQQFPKEARGIVVSDASDWVSADWKSIEPVILATASGDGQFLADMRAGKDPYEPVGQMAGIDRKLAKRKMLADMYSQGHKAAALQYGWTLDRAKEVAWAIRDSLPILYRLIDALKHESKNVGRVVTLMGRVVNQEFSFYDNGIRMNEVASRIAPNHFCQGSALDVMHYSILELDRMGLSDHVHLWMHDEIVADQEIADALTQVMATPPPFLQRAAAQRGIEAFLAVDVNGMGKRWEYV; this is translated from the coding sequence GTGTCCCCAGAACCCGACGTCCCCCGAGTCGAGCTGCGTCGCGTCGCGGCTGCGCAGTTTCAGATCTACGACCACACCGTGGGTGCATACCTGGTCACCGACGATGACGCGATGGCGCAATGGGTCGACGCCCTGTGCTCCACCGCGCCCTCGACTGTGGCTGCCGACATCGAGACACGCGGACTGGACGTCAACAAGTTCTCGATCACCTGCGTGACGGTGGCATTTCACCTCGGCGCCGACACCGTGTCCCTGCTCTTGGACCCGCTACGCCGGCCCCAGCACCGCAAACTTCTCGCCCAGGTCTTCGACCATGCCGCGGCGTTGATATTCCACGGTGCTTGCTTCGACGTGGCGCCGCTGTATGCACACCGGCTGATGACCCGTGCACATATCCGAAAGTTGGGTGACACCCTGGTCGCCGCCCGAATGGTGAAGACCTACGACAAAGCCGGACGCACTCTGGAAGACCTGGCGATGGCGTACCAGCTGATGAATGACGACCGGACGACCATGTCGGAAGTGTTCGCTGTACGGGGGTTGAAGAAGGACGAAGGCTGGTGGGCCACCGACATCGACACACCCACGTACGCCGTTGGCGCGATGTCGGACACCGTGGCGACGCTGCGGCTGTGGGGCACCCCCGGAGTAGGTGGAACCGGAATCATGGCCACCGCTGCTCGGTACCTGACCACCCCGGACCTGGGGATGGGTGGTCGCGGTGTGCTCAACGCCGATGACGCCGAGCAGGTGGTTGAGGACGTTCAGCAGGTCAACCGGATCGTCCTGGAACGCACCGCCCGCGGCTATGCCGTCGACACCGAGTTTCCTGAGCGGTTCCGCGAACAGACGGTGGAGCAGGCGCGGGCAGCGGCGCAGCTGCTGGCCAACGCGGGCATCCGCCCAGGCAATGGCCGGGATCTGGTCAATGCACTAGATGCTCGTGGCGAATTGCCCCAGCCGTGGCCAACCACCCCCACCGGGCAGCTCAAGGCCGACAAAGACGCGCTGAAGATATTCACCGACGACGACGCGGTGCTGCGATCGGACCTGGCACTGGCACACCGCACGGTCGCGGGGGTCGAGAAAGTCCTTGGCTATGTCTGCAAGGTGAAGGAAAACGCCGCTCCCACAGGACGTTTGCACCCTGAGATCAAAATCCTCGGCGCCAACGCCACCGGCCGCATGTGCTTGCCGGAGAATCAACGGTTGCTCACCCGTCGTGGCATCGTCGGCGTCGGTGACATCAGGCTAGGCGACAAGACCCTTGATGCGGACGGGAATTGGACCACAGTGCGTGCGGTGCATCGCTACACCGATGCGCCGGTGAGTACCTATCGGCTGACAAATGGGATGCACTTCACGTGCACTCCGGAGCATCGTTGGGTGACTGAGGATGCAACGGCGCAAACACATCTCAAAACGCTCGACGCTCTGACGGAAACTGACACGATTCGGTTGACCCCGCCGCCGTACATCGCCAGGCAGCTCGGCGCAGACGCGATCAAGTCGGTGACGGAGGCATGGACTAACGGTGCCCAGTCGATGGCAGCTGCGGCGGCATGGAGGAAAGAACTCGAGCTTCAACAGTGTGCCGCGATGGCGGGAGGCGCATCCGTCTCCGTCGTGCGGAAACAGCTCCTGGAACGACGCTCCGCTGACTTCGCCGACCGGTTGAGGGATCAGGGCAGGCTGCCGAATCAACCGCTCCTGTGGGCGTTGGAGGCGCCGACTTCCGATCTGGCGGGCTGGGTGAACGGTGCGGGCTTCTGTCACGAAAAGGGTGCCCCGCCGCACTCTTTCGACGAACAGTGGGGGGCCGCGGCTGCGGTGGCGCTGTACCGTCTTGGAGTGTTGCCTCGCGTGAGTGGTGGGCTGGTCGAGGTATGGAACTTCACCGATGTACAGGTTGCAGAGGGGCCGATGTCGCTACCTGGCCGTGGCCGTGCCGACGTCTGGTGCGTGACCACTGATGCCGGCACCTTCACGGCGTGGGGATCTCGGGGACCGTACTTGACCGGCAACTCGGCATCCAAGCCGGAGATTCAGCAGTTTCCGAAGGAGGCGCGCGGGATCGTCGTGTCAGACGCCAGTGACTGGGTCAGCGCGGACTGGAAGTCGATTGAGCCGGTGATCCTAGCGACGGCATCAGGTGATGGTCAGTTCCTTGCCGACATGCGAGCTGGGAAGGATCCCTACGAGCCGGTCGGCCAAATGGCCGGTATCGATCGCAAACTGGCGAAACGCAAGATGCTTGCCGACATGTACAGCCAGGGTCACAAGGCAGCCGCGCTGCAGTACGGCTGGACTCTGGATCGGGCCAAAGAAGTCGCCTGGGCGATCCGGGACAGTCTTCCCATTCTTTATCGGCTCATCGACGCTCTGAAGCACGAGTCGAAGAACGTCGGCAGGGTGGTCACACTGATGGGGCGTGTCGTAAATCAGGAATTCTCGTTCTATGACAACGGAATTCGCATGAACGAAGTGGCATCGAGGATCGCACCGAACCATTTCTGCCAAGGGTCTGCACTTGATGTGATGCACTATTCGATCCTGGAACTGGATCGGATGGGCTTGTCCGACCATGTGCACCTGTGGATGCATGACGAGATCGTCGCGGATCAAGAGATTGCCGATGCTCTGACCCAAGTGATGGCCACCCCGCCGCCGTTCCTGCAGCGCGCGGCTGCGCAACGAGGGATCGAGGCGTTTCTGGCTGTCGACGTTAACGGGATGGGGAAGCGGTGGGAGTACGTCTGA
- the whiA gene encoding DNA-binding protein WhiA — protein sequence MTAELKDELLGVHTGTPEGCRRAQLAAVLRLTATLRVSRGLVVAAEVSSASLARYLRREISELYGHRAVATVLPRNAALCGGRYLVRVAASDGGGTLARSIGMIDDRGRQVQGLPATVVGGSPGEIEAAWRGAFLASGTLSGPGSNTSLEIRCPTTEVAYALASCARRIGVLPLVRESRGIDRVMVRAGTDIADLMTRIGAPESRLEWESRATRRRMCRMASLDAANSRRTADAAAETSARVERALTILGTDVPEHLAVTGTLRLTHGEASLEELGRLADPPLTKDAVAGRLRRLLALADKHEAALPVTVADPEPQLVAVSAGLDEPEGAFPWIRQ from the coding sequence ATGACCGCAGAACTGAAAGACGAGCTCCTCGGAGTGCACACCGGCACCCCTGAAGGATGCAGGCGTGCACAACTGGCCGCAGTCCTACGCCTGACCGCTACCCTGCGTGTGTCGCGTGGCCTGGTTGTCGCCGCGGAGGTCAGCAGCGCATCGCTGGCCCGGTACCTGCGCCGTGAGATCTCCGAGCTGTACGGCCACCGCGCGGTCGCGACGGTGCTGCCGCGAAATGCGGCACTGTGCGGCGGCCGCTACTTGGTCCGTGTCGCCGCCAGCGATGGCGGAGGGACGTTAGCGCGATCCATCGGAATGATCGACGATCGTGGCCGCCAGGTCCAGGGTCTGCCGGCCACTGTTGTTGGGGGCTCCCCCGGCGAGATCGAGGCCGCCTGGCGTGGCGCATTCCTGGCTTCGGGAACCCTGAGCGGCCCTGGCAGTAACACCAGTCTGGAAATCCGCTGCCCCACTACAGAAGTGGCATACGCGCTGGCCAGTTGCGCACGCCGGATCGGTGTGCTGCCGTTGGTGCGCGAATCACGAGGTATCGACCGGGTGATGGTCCGTGCCGGTACTGACATCGCCGATCTCATGACGCGCATCGGAGCCCCCGAGTCACGCCTCGAGTGGGAGAGCCGTGCGACGCGCCGACGGATGTGCCGCATGGCCAGCCTCGACGCCGCCAACAGTCGGCGAACTGCCGATGCTGCGGCAGAAACTTCGGCCCGGGTCGAACGCGCGTTGACCATTCTCGGTACCGACGTTCCGGAGCACCTGGCTGTCACCGGAACATTGCGCCTGACCCACGGCGAGGCCTCTCTTGAGGAACTGGGGCGCCTGGCCGATCCACCGCTGACCAAAGACGCTGTCGCAGGGCGCCTGCGGCGCCTGCTGGCGCTGGCCGACAAGCACGAAGCGGCCCTGCCCGTCACTGTCGCTGACCCGGAACCGCAGCTGGTGGCTGTCAGTGCTGGGCTCGACGAGCCGGAAGGAGCGTTTCCGTGGATCCGACAATGA
- the whiA gene encoding DNA-binding protein WhiA codes for MSLVAELVETPVEGTGEARYRQAEAVSAIRVGGGLRMQHGRLTLESRMSSEAAVVRIAQALTDLYGCTPRVDVGPRRTATLRVSDADDLARRIGLLDPRGRPVVGMPAALVSAACASDEIAAAALRGAVLSAGHLRVTSVRPPALEMRCPGPASALAVAGFARRLSAIAEARQGSEIDGAADYVRVRYGVGVLLEQLGAPGAATRWVDAKAVAAAKSRLDTRPLSQANSARASQAGQHIAEKVRLALDILGSDVPPEWICAAQLRIAHPDASNTELAERCIPPMTKHTFAGRLRRLISAAEQRALDIPA; via the coding sequence ATGAGTCTGGTTGCAGAACTGGTAGAGACCCCTGTCGAAGGCACTGGAGAAGCCAGGTACCGCCAAGCCGAGGCCGTCTCCGCGATACGTGTCGGTGGTGGCCTACGTATGCAGCACGGTCGATTGACTCTGGAATCGCGCATGTCCTCCGAAGCGGCCGTAGTGCGCATCGCGCAGGCGCTAACCGACCTGTATGGATGCACACCGCGCGTTGATGTAGGACCACGCAGAACCGCGACACTTCGTGTGAGCGACGCCGACGACCTTGCTCGGCGCATCGGGCTTCTCGACCCGCGCGGACGCCCCGTGGTGGGCATGCCGGCAGCCTTGGTGTCAGCGGCGTGCGCATCGGATGAGATCGCAGCTGCGGCACTTCGCGGAGCGGTGTTGTCCGCAGGACACCTGCGGGTGACTTCAGTGAGGCCACCAGCGCTGGAAATGCGTTGTCCCGGACCGGCGTCGGCACTGGCAGTGGCCGGTTTTGCTCGTCGTCTGTCGGCGATCGCGGAAGCACGTCAAGGCAGTGAGATCGACGGTGCCGCTGACTATGTCCGGGTCCGCTACGGGGTTGGGGTTCTCCTGGAACAGCTCGGCGCGCCGGGGGCCGCTACGCGGTGGGTCGATGCGAAAGCTGTTGCTGCCGCAAAATCTCGGCTCGACACCAGGCCACTGTCCCAGGCCAACAGCGCACGCGCCTCGCAAGCAGGACAACACATCGCCGAGAAGGTCCGGCTCGCCCTCGACATTCTAGGGTCCGACGTGCCGCCAGAGTGGATTTGCGCTGCGCAGCTGCGGATCGCCCACCCCGACGCCTCAAACACCGAACTTGCCGAACGCTGCATACCGCCGATGACCAAGCACACGTTCGCAGGCCGGTTGCGGCGACTGATATCGGCCGCCGAACAGCGAGCCCTCGACATTCCAGCGTAG